ttctgaCTCTATGTTGTGAATATTGTTCCCGAGagtcttgtgttttatatttatgtcaTGTCCGTCACTTTAGCTCAATACTAAAACGGTGCCATAACGGTAAGCTTGTCCATCGTGGCTTCAAAACActcaagcttttattttgaaatgtactccgtccatttaaaagtgttttatacTTTCATTGTTTTCAGAGTCAAACTTATAACCAAACTGTCCGTAAGCAGTTTTTTCGTGGTTAATTATTTCTAAAAGCACACAGACTTTATTTTGCTACTTTTATCACTGAAGGTCCTAGCTaaagaaaacgttttaaaaatgcagtttgTCTTTGAGCTGTGTGTTGAAAATGTGCTCCTGGATCCTGGAAATAAAGGATTTGGTGCAATCACATTAAATGTCTCttctgtttgatttgttttctaaaatgtcttgtttttttccagagccTGATAACCCTCACCTGACCACCAGGTGTCCCCGTagttcccctcctcctcttcacctgAGCTCCTCACCTGTCCCCAGTGGAGCTGCAGGCAGAGTAGACAGTCCTAACAGGAAGGTTAGGTAAGAATTTCACAAGAAATCAGATTAAAAACATGATAAAGGTAGTCAAATGCGGGGCATCCCTCATCCCTCATTTCTTAAAAACCTTTAAACgttatatatattaaatcttAAAAACTGTGGTACAGTATGTCACCTAATAACAATTCACAGACCACTGATACCTGTATATCTTTTACAGAATCTTTTTGAATATTAGCTCAGCCagacatgtatttatttaaaaagatagaCAAGAAACTGATAAGAAATCATTCAAAAAGAGGTATAAGTTAAGCgatcatattatttttaaaagaatgacTAATGAAAACCAGACGTCTGGACTCGAACcatctttacacacacatttattataataaaagtcATTCACAGATTACCTGACAGTGGCTGATACTGACATCAGGAGAGACGTGTTCGTCTCCagaggaaaaactgaaaaggtGAAGTCCACTCTGAGGTGCATCATGGGACctcagagatttaaaaaaaaactgaagtgaCGCACGCCACCAAAAACCAGAAGAACCTTTCAGCTGCTgtcactaaacacacacacacacacagcctttccactcctctgctttttgcacCCACAGATCTGTGAAGTCACGCCGTcagaaagcaaacaaacacacactgataccACCGAGAGCAAAGTGACTATTACTGGAGAAAACACACTCGGCTCAAGCATAAAATATCTgcttcaaaaacacattcctaTCCGCATGTTTGAGGATATtccaaacaaagaaaaccttAAGAGGGGATGATCATGAGGATCCATGTGGTTAGTGTAGTGAACCTTTTAGTGTCTACATGTGGGGTAATATATGTATCACCTTTCCTTCTCAGCGTCCTAGGCATCAAATGTATTCGtcataaagacatttttaaatgaaagcctGTTTAAACTACATTTCCTCCGCACACATCCAGTAGAGCCTTCCCTCTCCGGAGTGCTGAACGCTGTCTGCTCGCTGACTCTGCATCTTTAATGACGCGCCCCGAATCATTTATGAGAGTTTTTCTTCTCCCGCCGTCTCCAGCCGGTTAACTTTGCCCGCTTGTGACGTGATCAATCATCCGAGCCAGATGTTGTGTGTCCCACTTTAGACTTCCTCGGGTGTGTCGCGGCACACAGCGCTGCCGCCGGCcctggggaggaagaggaggcagcagccCGAGCGAAGAGGCTGCTGTTGTGACGGTTATTGAGACAATTCATCACAACTGCTCCCAGGAAGTGACTCATCTGGATTAATGACAATGTTTTTgcttaaagggaccctattctgcttttctgtggtgttccctttcctgtagtgtggtgtACAGTATAGAttttagtgtatgtaaatggtctgcaaacgctaaaatccctgtgttccctacTGAGGGAGTTTCATTAGGTTTTGTCTTAATCTGGCATCTAGATGTAATTCCCTCACCCCAAAGTAAATATTGTAAACGTCCTCTGTGTCACATATTTCACACCTCCATCAGGAGTCTGCGCTGTGCGTCGCTCCCACTGCACAGACGAgatatgaaatatttaatgaCCATCTATAACCACTCAGGCCGTTCCCTGATGGAAAATATGGACACTGCTGTTCCTGTGAAGAGCCCTGACCTGATTCTTATTTAACAATGTGTCCAAACACCTTAAAACCACCTTAAACATTGAAATCAACCTTTTCATCTTTCAAATTCAGACTGAAATGAAGTCACAAATCAGTTCAAATCTGAATTTCCTGACTTTTTTAATTGCATCAAACTAAACTCAAccattttgtctttcattttgacGTCTAAAAGGACCGTTTTCAATTCAAGTTCAGTCATAAACCTGATGTACTGCAGTATGTTTGGTATGTAAGTGTATTTCTTTGCTTGTAAACCCACCTCTTTCCCAGAACATGGACCTCCTGAAGCTCTGATGGATTTCCTGTCTCAgtgtttcagttcattttatttgcttCCACTCGTCCACATGCAGGAATTATCCCCCCCGCCCCGTCTCCACCCGCCACGCTGTCGATGTGCGTTACCTCCGCCCTGATGAGCAGATCTGCTACACTTCCTGATGAAAAGGTAAAACACAACCCCCCCCTACGATAAATAATGAACTCAGGCTTTATTCAAGCTTTACGGCGACAGTTTACAGACAATAAAACACCAATAAATCAGGGAATCAGATCCAAGAATGGTCTCAAACATTGACATccagaaaataattaaacaccTTTCTTAATACATAAACCTCATTCAAAAAATATACAGAGGAAGGAGCAGTGTAGCTGTCATAAAGGTTTAAACAGAGGGCTAATGGctaacagaaatacacacacacagcacctccACCTTTGTCACTGTAACCCACATCTGagcttatacacacacatcctttgaTTAAACACACGTACAATTAGCTAGTTATACTCCCTCCTTATTAGCATTAGCAAGTTTCCATAATGTTAGAGcacattcacaaaaaaatgaacCTTTATTAGCATTAGCAGTTAGCATTGCATGTTTCCTTTTAAACGTGCATAATGTCAAAGGTCATATGCAAAGTAGGTACACTACTGGCACAAGCACCCACACATACACTAGCTCACACTGAAAACCTGGTTCAGTGACTGTAGGTGGTCAAAGTCAACGTGTAGCAAGCTAAAAGGTCAGGTGgtagagtgtgtttgtgtgtgtgtgtgtgtctgcaggacgCTTCAGTTGAATGTTCTGACCTTTACTGAGTGTCGGTGTGGaacagggtcaaaggtcaaacctctgcacacacacaaacacacctcattAAAAGTAATTAAGGATTTGAGGAAGGTTTCGGCACTTGCTATGAGGCATTTCAATATGAACACACCAAGTTCAAGGTAATAAGCACACaaattgaaaaactgaaatccaTTTTCGTTTATGTAGATACGTCACAATGTAAGCCTCTGTGTTGTGATTGTGTTTGACAGGAAACGTTTCTCTGTTGTGTCTCCATGCGATGCTTCACTGAGCACTTTCACCCGCACACTGTGACCTTtaacccccaacacacacacacacacaaacctcagGTTGTGTGTTGTCAGTGACACGGCTGCCATTACCGCGTCCTCCATGTCAATATGCCAAAACAGGTTGCATCAGCGCACTTGTTTTGTTGACCCCAGCAGATGAGGCGGGTGGAGAGATCATCTAATATTGATGCTGCAAGCTGAAACACACAATGGCTCCGCCTGAAGGCGCAGAAAAAGTTCAGTCTCACTGTTTTCTGCACCGCATAGTTGTAGTTAAATCAGTTCATTTTGATCTGCTACTTTAAAATACATCCCGATAAAAggcacacacctgcagcacatgTTTTCTGAGGGTTAAATCCTCCAACAGGTGTCGCGCTGATGAAACATAATCCTTTAATGCAGTTTGTGTTCCCGTGTGTCTcgttgtttgttgtgttgactCTGATATGATGCTGCTGAATTATTCACCGTATTTTCGGCgtcctgctgctgcagttttttttttcttccaggaaGCTGCTGAAGCTCACAGATCGGCCTGACCTAAAAGCACTGACATCTCAAGGGGCGATCACACACTGAGCTGCcaaaaatactgtgtgtgtggggtgtcGTCCACACTAGAGAGCAGAGAGACAACCTCGACCTAGATACTGAAGGAACAACCAGAGGAGGGTTCAAggagacaaagaggaggaggaggaggcaacAAAATAAGAGGtaaaacagcaaaagaagagacagaaaataaggATAAACTAgtagaacaacaacagagggaGTAACTGGGATAATAAATGAGGATGAAAAGTACTCAGAACTAAAGAGAGTAAACTGGGATGGTGaaagggaaaaggaggaggaaatgtcCAGAAACTAGAGGATAGAAAAGtactgaaagaaaaagaaatgttggggagagaagagaaggtttgggggatgaagaggagatgGGAGGAAGTAAGTaaagaggatgaggagagaGTAAGTGAAGAGGAGTAGTGCGTTTGGAGGTCACGGCCTCCCTCCTGTGGGTCTGATGGATCCACACTGACAGAGACcactggagacacacacacacacacacacttactcccAGTTTCCCTCGAGGTGTTTTCTTAATCGACTGTGGCTGTGTCTGGagactcacacacagtcacaaaggtcagaggtcaggctGGATGTACAGATGGCAGGTTTTGTGTCCATCAGAGTGTGAAAGGTCAGTAATACTGCAGTACacagagtaaaagtactcacaCTGTAAACAAGAGAGGAAGTACAGAAGCATTTTTGTACCTGTGTAATCTCAGAAAAGATATACTTTTTTTGTAAGTGTTACAATAATCTCAAGGATTcttcatttgattttattagaaatgtacCACTTTCTGTATATCAAAGAATATCTGAGCTTTCCTACGCAATGTAAGACTTACATCTCAtatacagtgtgttttaaatgaaacgTACTACTAGTTCTCTTCTTGCTAATGTGAATTTTATCtaaaatattcttattttattttgtcataaaTTTACAAATGTAATCTCCAAAAACACAAGAGCGTATTCAAGTTTTTTCCACTTAATTTACCACTTCAATCTCAAGATATATAGAGGTTTTTTTTGCCTCAAATCTAATTGTTTTAAACTGCAGCGTTCATAGTAGTTTGTGCCGTAGTAGTTTactagttgttgttgttgatgacaTGAACAGTgattataaataatgataaatgatATTGACGTGGTGGCGGAGCCTCAGGCTGATGGCACTGACACtcgatgatgatgaagatgaagatgtttATTTAGAGATGTTGGTTCACACTcagttttatatgttttacGTGCGTTTATGAATAAGACCTCCGGTGACCTCAGTCAGAGCTGCCATGTTGGATCTGAGGGGCGGCGAGAACGAGACGCCACGCTGTCGCCTTCATTAAcacctccatcacacacacacacacacacacacacacacacacacacacacacacacacctcctacAGGTCCACTGTGTTTGTCAAAAGTGGAATTGTAAATGTTAGAATTGTCTTTATTGGTCAAGGTGAGAGTAGGATGATTAACAGCTGAAGGGTGGTACCTGTCATCGTGTTCTCACCTTTATATGAATAGTCTATGGTTCTCACAAggtaggggtgtgtgtgtgtgtgtgtgtgtgtgtgtgtgtctgtgtgtgtgtgtgtgtgtgtgagaccactGATCGTTGTTTAATCTTAGTTGTTTCAGACGGAGCTGTaccgccccctgctggctgtGCTTCATACTGCATACAAGTGAGATATGGTTATTTGATTATTCCAAATGGAGtcaaatataatgttttaaattaaaacaacaaataagcTAAAAGAAATGCACATATTGTTTACACAGTAATAAACAAATATCACCTGATAGatccatgttttattaaattgggaaaaataaaaatgtatggtAGACGaagttatttattcatctatttattaactatttattgtatttacttattcatttattcatccattttattttaattatttatttactgaactaacaatttattatttttattttatatatttattcatatagttaactttttatgtatttactgacttaacaatttattatttgtatttacttattcatgtgttcatttatttatctcttttatttgtttatttatgtattcatttatttatttactgacttaacaattaatatttgtatttctgtatttattcatgtatttactGACTTGACCATTAACCTTGAAtgatgaaaacaacaaataattataatcGTTAGTTGGAACTTATTATGTTAAACGTAAACATATAGAAATCCACAAAGAGAAATCTCTAATAAGAATGGAGGGAAAGTGAGATGAAGATTGAGCATTGTAGCAGCAGGAGGTAATCCCTGCAGTCCTCGGGGATTAACGATTAGCGTCTTCATTTCTCACTGTAATCCCGCTGCtctctgaaagaaaacacagggaACTACTACAGAAAGtacttatacacacatacacaccatcTACTTACCGACACCTAAATACCTTCTGATGGAAGATTATCTCCTTTATCTGTGACACAGTGGGAGATATGAGAGAAGTACATGTAAGCACAGCTGGATGCAGTACTTATGTCAGTATCACTTGTAATACTACGATACAGGCATGAAAAAGAACTGCATAATGTCAGtcaaataaaagtcaataagCGTTCAAATgttctcaaaatgtcaaaaataaaatgcactcgTTCTGCAAACCTCAGtattttagaataatattaaagtattgtgatattataattattgataaaTGATTACTTTTGTTATCATTTCCTTGTGTGGTAGAGTAAGAGCTATTTTATAAATAGTTGTTGTTGATcacattttgtaattattgtaAGTCTGAATTCAGTTGTAgcgtatttatttttaataatacaaaataagttAAATCGGATTTCATAAATATGTtcataaaaatatcaaaatgaatcaattctaaataaaaagaaaaagacttgTTGTGATTTTTGTGGGTATTGAGTTAatttaagtatttgtatttaatgttttcGGGGAATGTAGTACAATATAGACAAAGAGTTACAATGAATTCTATGAAGGTAAAATCCCACTCAGATAATTAACCCACTAACGACTAAATGTATTGTAGGAATAGCaattgttaaatatttattattgagtgTCTAAAAATGcttctgtcttttttatcaCTGGCATCTCCAGGAGATTTTGACCCAGATACACgcagcatatgtgtgtgtgttgctggtgAAGTGCGCAGCAGGAAGGTAACTGAATAAGTTTCCATAATTATCCAGATAAAGACGCTCTGAAACCGGATCTCTGCAGGAACACTAAACCTGCTGCACTGTAACATCTCTGTCTGAAGAGGGAGATCTCCAATGTCTCcataaaacaaatgcacacacacacacacacacacaccctattattgattattattctCTGCACTAAAACATCTCTATATGTCCAGTTTTATTGCACTTAAGTAGATAACAATGCTACTACTTATATTgcaatacttttacttgtaactcTCTAGTAGAGGTACTTTAACTTCTTaggttgtttgtgtgtaaacaaCGAGGCCACAGTGTTAAAGATGTGCAGCAGATACCGCAGGCTGTGATTAATGGAGGTGGAGGTCCGGCGGCTGCAGAGTGCTTCATCTGTgtcgggggtggggggggtgggggggggctttaTCCGTATTAGTGTAATCTTTCCTTCTGTGCCCAACAGGTCCGCTCATCATCCTCCACTCATACATCCCCGCTTCATCctacagaggaggaaaaagtcacatctgcagcagctggatTTAAATCTGTCAGTAAAGAAACACAGCTACAGCAGAgctcctctcacttcctgtgttttatatttaggtTTACTTTCAATATCAGGTGTTGTTGTCCTAATTAATCCTCCTCTTCCTAATTCATAGTGTTAGTAATTACTAGAAAACCCAAAGCACCCGAAAGAAAAGATGCTGACATTTTGGTGACCTGTCATTTTCTCAGATAAAGGAACACATCATGCAAAGTACAGACGATATAATATTATGACATCTAGGTTTGTTTAATTACAAATGAGTGATTACATTAATGAATATAATTCAACTTTACAACCTAataccatttttaaaaacatttttaatgaataatagCAAACAAAAGACTAACCGTTCAACacaaatattatattgtaaTGATTTCATACAATAACATGTTATAATTGGAGTTCAGTTAAATAAGTGATACattaaataacaacacatttgaatagaATTGGATCACCTAAATAGGTTAAATAGGTTAATAGATTAATGTAAAGTCTAATCCATCCTAAATCAAAATACTATTGTGTGTAGtgcatgtcaaaataaaagtggtaaatattcaataaaactgAATAAGATTTGGCAACCCAAATGAATTCCTGAAACCACCATCAGTCCAAAGATTATAACCCTTTAAACTAAAGTCAAACACTTATCGAATGATCTGAAAAAGTTGTAGTAATTAAATCCAGGTGTCTATAAATAAACCTGGAGATAAACACCCTCCgcttcaatcaatcaaatccATCCAGACTCTAATTCTCTGTGGCCCAGTTTCACTCtcttaaccccccccctcctcccctctcctttaACCCCCTCCCACAGCGCTGCATGGTGAATAATTGACGagctctccctcctcccctcgcTGTGTCTCTTTCCATCACTGTTTGTGGTGTCTCTCGTCGGCAGACAACGCCTCCGTCATGTTCCGCCTCCACCTGCCGCCGGACGCCTGCTGACCGCCGTCTACAGGAGAGACAGCTGCTGGTAAGAGAAACCAGAAAACATtgtaacaataataacatgtattataactttgtatttataaagttgTACCATTGTATTTTAGTGATCTAGACGGATCAGATTTACAGAGGCTTTCTTGGGCACTATTAAAAGgataaaagtatttcaaatctGATATTCAGTTGGAATTAGTCAGGGTTTACTGTAGAACGCAGGCAGTAGAAAAAGACCTCCACCCTGATGAAAGCCTCTGCAACCTGTTTGCATTAAAATCATCAGCACGCTCGACTGAGTAAAGACTCAGATGCACTTTATCCCAGAGTGTTTAAAAGCCTTCCTTACGCTAAGTCTGCACCTTGTATGTTCTAATGAAACTCAGCGTTAGATAATACCTCATTTGCTGatgatacttttgtacttagatattgaatgcaggacttttacttgtaatgaagtattttgacaatgttgtacttctacttaagtaaagcATCTGGACACTTTTTCCACCCCTGGGTTTCAGAGAGCTTTGCAGCCATGAAggcggtgctgctgctgctgctgctgctgctgacggaGGCATCCTGCAGGTCTCACAGCAGCTGGTGTGAGCTGGGCTGCGACTGTCGAGGAGATCTGAAGTTCACCATCTGCTCTCGGGGCCTCTTCACCCAGCTCCCCTCCAGAGTGCCGCCCTACACCGAGCTCCTGGACCTCTCCGACAACCTCATCTCGGTCATCCCCGAGCGCTCCTTCGACAAGAACCGTAAGCTGcgggtgctgctgctgcagaacaaTAACATCAGCGTGGTGCAGCACGGGGGGTTCTCCCAGCTGGAGTTCCTGCAAAAGCTGGACCTGAGGTGGAACCGGATCTCAGTGCTGACTGAGGGGTTCTCCGTCGGGCTCTCCTTCCTGCGGGAGCTGCAGCTTGCACACAACCGACTGAGGCACCTGGACAGCCGCAGCTTCCTGCACCTGGACGCCCTGCAGAGGCTGAACCTGAGCGCCAACAGCATCAGCTCCATCCAGGTGAGCAGCACACAAGTACAGCTACTCAGGTACTGAATACTATTTTAAGTATTAAATCTGAggacttcttccacctctgcaggTCAGGGCGTTCGCCCCGATGAGCAGCTTGCGGCAGCTCCACCTGCAGGACAACCGGCTGACCTCCCTGCGCAGCGGCGTCTTCTCCATGCTGCGCTCCCTGGAGGTCCTCAACCTGGCCGCGAACCAGATCAGTGACATGGAGATGGGCGTGTTCAAACCGCTCACCAGCATGTCCCTGCTAAACCTGGCCGACAACAACATGACGACGGTGTACTTCAAGACGTTCCTCAGCATCCACACCTACAGCACGCACATCCTGCTGGAGGAGAACCCGTGGAACTGCG
The Eleginops maclovinus isolate JMC-PN-2008 ecotype Puerto Natales chromosome 24, JC_Emac_rtc_rv5, whole genome shotgun sequence DNA segment above includes these coding regions:
- the LOC134860956 gene encoding leucine-rich repeat-containing protein 4C; the protein is MKAVLLLLLLLLTEASCRSHSSWCELGCDCRGDLKFTICSRGLFTQLPSRVPPYTELLDLSDNLISVIPERSFDKNRKLRVLLLQNNNISVVQHGGFSQLEFLQKLDLRWNRISVLTEGFSVGLSFLRELQLAHNRLRHLDSRSFLHLDALQRLNLSANSISSIQVRAFAPMSSLRQLHLQDNRLTSLRSGVFSMLRSLEVLNLAANQISDMEMGVFKPLTSMSLLNLADNNMTTVYFKTFLSIHTYSTHILLEENPWNCDCDLQRVFRKLRSIQRLFLDDYYNLTCQEPPVLRDYRLMDVDSELCLAETVTVLIITFTVVTTVLAAMLMGERKRKKKKRSTHWTQQGEHSEESDY